The Thermodesulfobacteriota bacterium genome includes the window TGAGCAGGGCGCCTCGGACCTGCATCTTATATCCGGATCTCAACCTATCTTGCGTATTCGGGGTGAGATGGAACGGGTCAAATATAAGATCATGGAAAACGACGAACTCAAGGCCATGCTCTATGAGATCACCCCGGAGGACAAGATCAAGATATTTGAGGAGACCGGCGATCTTGATTTCGGTCATGAGATCCCGGGATTAGCCAGATATCGCGCCAATTTTTTCATGCAGAAATACGGCATAGGGGCGGTTTTCAGAGAGATACCGAACGATATCCTGTCGGCCGAACAATTGGGCCTGCCGGCGGTGGTTAAGAACCTGGCTACGCTCCCTAAGGGTATGATATTGGTGACCGGCCCTACCGGCAGCGGTAAATCAACGACACTGGCCGCGATTGTTGATCACGCCAATGCGACCCGCAAGGATCATATTATCACGGTTGAAGACCCTATCGAGTTTGTGCACAAGAGCAAAGGCTGTATTGTAAACCATCGTGAGGTAGGAACGCATACAAAGTCTTTTGCCGCGGCCCTCAGGGCCAGCTTGCGTGAAGACCCGGACATTATCCTGGTCGGTGAGCTGCGTGATCTGGAGACTATCGCTCTGGCCATGGAGGCGGCTATGACCGGCCATCTGGTCTTTGCCACGTTACATACATTGAATGCCTCCAAGACCGTGGACCGCATGATTGAAATCTTCCCGGCCAACCAGCAGCCCCAGGTGCGCTCTACTCTGGCTGATGCCTTGCGGGCCGTGGTCTCACAGACCATGTTCAAGCGCGTGGACATTAAAGGCAGGTGCGTGGCCCTGGAAATATTGATTGCCACACCTGCAGTGCGCAACCTCATCCGTGAGGGGAAAACCTATCAGATCCCATCTGCCATGCAGACCGGTAAAAAATACGGCATGCAGACCCTGGACGATGCCATTATGGAACTCCTGCAGAAAGGGTGGATCGATGCCACTGAGGCGTATAACAAGAGTATCAACAAAGAAAAATTTACCCAATTTTTAAAGAAGCCGCCGGAAGATTTCACGGAGGTATAAAAATTGTCTATAAATAAGGCTGA containing:
- a CDS encoding type IV pilus twitching motility protein PilT, with product MAQIDAFFKLMHEQGASDLHLISGSQPILRIRGEMERVKYKIMENDELKAMLYEITPEDKIKIFEETGDLDFGHEIPGLARYRANFFMQKYGIGAVFREIPNDILSAEQLGLPAVVKNLATLPKGMILVTGPTGSGKSTTLAAIVDHANATRKDHIITVEDPIEFVHKSKGCIVNHREVGTHTKSFAAALRASLREDPDIILVGELRDLETIALAMEAAMTGHLVFATLHTLNASKTVDRMIEIFPANQQPQVRSTLADALRAVVSQTMFKRVDIKGRCVALEILIATPAVRNLIREGKTYQIPSAMQTGKKYGMQTLDDAIMELLQKGWIDATEAYNKSINKEKFTQFLKKPPEDFTEV